A genomic window from Paenibacillus sp. FSL K6-0276 includes:
- the mscL gene encoding large-conductance mechanosensitive channel protein MscL translates to MWKEFKAFALKGNVLDLAIAVVIGAAFGKIVTSLVADIIMPIVGLLTGGIDLKERALNVMVMDNKLSIPYGLFLQSVVDFFIISFSIFMVIKLANKFQRKEAVKVEVVETPAPSEDIVLLTEIRDLLKQQERGL, encoded by the coding sequence ATGTGGAAAGAGTTTAAAGCCTTTGCCCTGAAAGGTAATGTACTTGATTTAGCGATTGCTGTTGTTATTGGAGCAGCTTTTGGTAAGATTGTGACATCATTAGTAGCTGACATTATAATGCCGATCGTCGGTTTGTTAACAGGTGGTATAGATCTCAAGGAACGGGCTCTGAATGTCATGGTTATGGATAATAAATTATCTATCCCGTACGGTCTATTTTTACAGTCGGTAGTTGATTTCTTTATTATTTCCTTCTCAATCTTTATGGTGATCAAGCTTGCAAACAAATTTCAACGTAAAGAAGCAGTTAAAGTTGAAGTGGTCGAGACTCCTGCACCATCAGAGGATATCGTGCTGCTTACTGAAATTCGTGATTTGTTGAAACAACAAGAACGTGGTTTGTAA